The Stenotrophomonas sp. BIO128-Bstrain region CACGCGCGCCTGTCGCGCCTGCAGGCCCGGATCAACGAGCAGGCCGCGGCCATCTCCGAAAAGATGGTCGGCACCGTGCAGACCGTGCTGGTGGAAGGCCCCTCCAAGCGCAACCCGAACGAGCTGACCGGCAAGAGCGAGAACATGCGCTCGGTGAACTTCCCGGGTCACCCGCGCCTGATCGGCCAGTTCGTCGATGTGGTGATCACCGAGGCGTACAGCAATTCGCTGCGCGCGCGGATGGTGACGGCGGACTGAGCAAGGCATCGCGCGCGCCGGACCACGGCGCGCGCCCCCGGCGTGACGCTTTTTTGATCACGCCATCAGACCCGTTGCCGCACTAGGGCTGCGCGCAGCTATCCACAGCTTGCTGCACCGGCACTGCACAGGCGATGTGGAAAAGTAGCGGCGGCCCGACACCCGCGCTACCCTGTTCTCCCTTTCCCAGCTTGCGGCCCGGTCGGCTGGACCGGCGGCCGCCGGACGCAATGACCGCACTCGCACAACGCGACTTCACCCTCACCCCGGAAGACAACGAGCGCCTGGCCAACATGGCCGGCCCGTTCGACGAACATCTCCGCCAGGTGGAACTCAAACTCGGCGTGGAAATCGCCAACCGTGGGCACGTGTTCCGCGTGACCGGCCCCAAGGCCGTCGTCGCCGATGCGCAGGCCCTGATCGAAGCGCTGTACGCCGAAGCCGGCGACGTGGTGTTCGACAGCCATGCCATCCACCTGCGCCTGAACCAGGCCAACGTGGAGCAGGTGGCAGAACGCGCCTACGAGGCCCAGGAGGTGGCGATCAAGGTCAAGCGCGGCACCGTGCGCGGCCGGGGCGCCAACCAGGCCCGCTACCTGCACCAGATCACCACCCATGACATCAACTTCGGCATCGGCCCGGCCGGTACCGGCAAGACCTTCCTGGCCGTGGCCAGTGCGGTGGAAGCGCTCAACGAAGCGCGCGTGCAGCGCCTGATCCTGGTCCGCCCGGCGGTGGAGGCCGGCGAAAAGCTCGGCTTCCTGCCCGGCGACCTGAGCCAGAAGGTGGACCCGTACCTGCGCCCGCTATACGACGCGCTGTATGAAATGCTCGGCGTGGAAAAAGTGATCAAACTGCTGGAGAAGAACGTCATCGAGATCGCGCCGCTGGCCTACATGCGCGGGCGCACCCTCAACGATGCGTACGTGATCCTGGATGAAGCGCAGAACACCACGGTTGAACAGATGAAGATGTTCCTGACCCGCCTGGGCTTCGGCTCCACTGCGGTGGTCACCGGCGATCTCACCCAGACCGATCTGCCCAAGCACGTGAAATCCGGCCTGCGCGATGCCATCGAGGTCCTGCGCGATGTCGAGGGCGTGAGCTTCACCTTCTTCGAAGCGCGCGACGTGGTCCGTCATCCGCTGGTGGCGCGCATCGTCAGCGCTTACGATCGCCGCGATCTGCAACAGGTCCAACCCGGAGCGAACCCATGACCCGTGGTCCCGTACGCCTGGACGTCGCCATCAATTACGCCCTGCCCCGCGCGGGTCTGCCCTCGGCGGTGAGCTTCCGCAAATGGGTGGCCGCGGCCCTGAAAGGCCGCATCCGCGAGGCCGATCTGGCCATCCGCCTGGTCGATGCCAAGGAAGGTCAGTCCCTGAACCGGCATTACCGCGGCAAGGATTACGCGACCAACGTGCTCAGCTTCCCCGCTGAATTGCCGGAGGGCCTGCCCAAGGGCGTGAAGTTCCCGCTGCTGGGCGACCTGGTGATCTGCGCCCCGGTGGTTGCCCGCGAGGCCGACGAACAGGGCAAGGCGCTCAACGCCCATTACGCGCACCTGACCGTGCACGGCGTGCTGCACCTGCTCGGCTGGGACCATGAGGACGAGAAGGAAGCCGATGCCATGGAACAGCTCGAGCGCGACATCCTGGCCGAACTCGGCATCGCCGATCCGTATGCCGGCGAGCGCTGAGTCCCCCCTGCGCTGCGCTTGCTGATGTCTTCGCCATACAAGGATGTATGCCGCCATGCCGATGCCTGATCGACGCTCCGCCCTGGGCCCTGGGCCCTGCACTGCTCGCCCTGTCCCTGCTGGCGGGGGTGTATTCCGCCCTGGGCGCGCCAGGCCTGACCGCGCTGGCCCCGGCGGGGCGTGATCCCGGCGCCATCCGGATGGGCATGCTGGCGCTGTCGGCGGTGATCGCTTTGCTGTCATTGGCGCCGTCACGCAGCTGGTGGGCGGCCCGGCAGCGGCGCGCGCCGTTGTCCGCGAGCTGGACCCGCCGGCTGGCGGCGCTGTCAGCGGCCGTGTTCATCGGTGGCACCCTCACGTGCCTGTTCGCGGGCCTGATCCTGCCCCATCTGCTGGCCGACCCGGGCGGGGCAACGCTCACCGCCACCGGCTTCAGCGTGGTGGCCTGGTCAGGCCTGGCGGCCGCGCTGGCCGCTCCCCGGGGGTGGCGGACGCTGTATGCCTGGTCGCGGCGCGATGGTGCCCGACCGGCCCAATCGGCGACCTTCCGTGCCCGGCCGGTGCAGGTCGCCCTGCTGTTCGTGCTTGCCGCCGCCTTCGCACTGGTATTCGGGCGCGGACTGGTCGCCTCCACCGCCGGCGCCCCCGCGCTGATCCACCTGGGTGCGGTGGTGCTGCTGCTGTGTGCGGCGGGGATCGCGGTGGTCACCTTCACCGCCACCGTGCGCTGGCTGCTGCGCCGTCGCTGACGACCTGCCATGGCGGGCCGCCCCCCGCTATGATCGACGCCGCGTCCGTGCGCTGCACGCCTTTGTTGATGGACCTGTTCCGATGACCTCGTTGCGACCTGCCTGCCTGGCCCTGCTGGCCGCGCTTTCCGCCCCGGCCTTCGCCGAAGCGCCACCGCTGGACCTGCCCGCCCTGATCGAATGCCGCCAGCGCGTGAGCGACTACGAGGCGGTCGCCCCGGTCGTGGCCGACCCGCTCAAGGCAGTCGCCAACGGCCTGCAGCCGCTGCCGCAGACCAACCAGTTCATGACCGAATTCCGCCTGGCCGCGCCGATCACGGTGTTCGGCGAGCGCGCCGAGTACATCGCCGTCGCCGGGGCCAGCATCATGGCCATCCTGGACCTGGCCGACCCGCGCCCGCTGGCCAAGCGCCTGGCCCTGGAAGACGGCGTGGACACCCCCCGGAAATTCATGGCCGGGCGCGAGCTGGTCAGCCGCGACGTGACCGACCCGCGGACCGGCGAGGCCCTGATCGAATCGGTGATCCTGAGCCTGTCCACGGTCAACTCCCACCCGGGCAAGACCCTGGCCGGCTGCACCTACAGCCTGGACCTGCCGCCGGAGGAGGAAACACCGCCGGCCAGCCCCACCGCGGCCCCCTCGCCGGGCGTGAACCCGGCGGCGGCGAGGCGCTGACAGGCCCTCGCATCCTGATAGACTAAATCCAACGCCCGGCCTGCCGGGTGCCTTTTTTCCAGAGATGTCTGAAGACGACAGTAGTAGCTCCGCGCAGGAGCACAATGAAAAGAAGCGCAGCTGGCTCGAACGCCTGACCTCTGCCTTCTCCGGCGAACCCCACACCCGCGACGAGCTGGTGGCGGTACTGCACACCGCGCACGAAGACGGCCTGATCGCCGCGGACACGCTGCGGATGATGGAGGGCGCCATTTCGGTGGCCGAGCTCACCGTTGGCGACGTGATGATCTCGCGCTCGCAGATGGTCTCCCTGCCGGTCGAAGCCCCCTTCCTTGAACTGATGAAGCAGGTGGTCGAATCCGGCCATTCGCGCTTCCCGGTGCACGGCGACAACAAGGACGACATCCTCGGCATCCTGCTGGCCAAGGACCTGCTGCGCGGCGTGGTCGCCGACAACGGGCCGGCCAACATCCGCGAGCTGCTGCGCCCGGCGGTGCTGATCCCCGAGGCCAAGAAGCTCAACGTGCTGCTGAAGGAGTTCCGGCTCTCGCGCAACCACATGGCCATCGTGGTGGACGAGTACGGCGGTGTTGCCGGGCTGGTCACCATCGAGGACGTGCTGGAGCAGATCGTCGGCGAGATCGACGACGAGCATGACGAGGCCGAGGACCACACCTCTCAGATCGCGATCCAGGCCGATGGCCAGTACGTGGTCGACGCGTTGACCGCGATCGAGGATTTCAACGAGCGCTTCGGTGCCACCTTCCCCGACGATGACTACGACACCATCGGTGGCCTGGTCACCGAGGCGATCGGGCACCTGCCCGAAACCGGCGATGAGCTCACCCTGGATCGCTTCGTGTTCCGGGTGGCGCGTGCCGATGCCCGCCGCGTGCAGGCGTTCCACGTGACCGTGCTGCCGCCCGACACCCACAACGAGGATTGACCCACGCCATGCGGCCCCCTTTGAATCGGTGGTCGCTGTGCCGCCTGTTGTTCGTGTTGTCGCTGCTTGCGATGGCCAGCCTGCCCTTCGGGGCGCTGGCCGCGCAGGATGCCGCGCCCGCGCCCGCCACCGCGGCACCTGCCGGCGAGGCGCCGCGCATCGGCGTGGTCACCATGCAGCCGGGCGAGATCTTCTTCGAACGCTTCGGGCATGACGCGCTGGTGGTGGTCGATCCGGTCACTGGCGAAGCGACCTCCTACAACTTCGGTTACTTCGACCCGAGCGAGTCCGATTTCATCGGCAACTTCGTGCGCGGCGACATGATGTACTACCTGGTCGCGCTGCCGCTCGGGCAGGATCTTTCCTACTACCAGGAGAGCGGCCGCGGCGCGAGCGTGCAGTGGCTGGACCTGACGCCCGTGCAGGCGCGCACCCTGGCCGAATCGCTGGCCGAGCGCGCCAAGCCGGAAAACGCGCGTTACCACTACGATTACTACACCGCCAACTGCGCCACCATGGTCCGCGATGCGATCGATGGTGCCCTCGGTGGCGGCCTGCATTCGCAGCTGTCGGGGCGCTCGCGCGGCAACACCTACCGCAGTGAATCGGTACGCCTGGCCTCGCCCTCGCCGTGGATGTGGCTGGGCTTCGATATCGGCCTGGGCCCGTTTGCCGACCAGCCACTGTCGCGCTGGCAGGAAGCGTTCGTCCCGATGCGCCTGGCCGATGCGCTGCGCCAGGTCCGCAACAGCGAAGGGCGCCCGCTGGTGCAGGCCGAGCAGGAACTGCTGCCGCACCGGATCGCGCCGGAACCGAGCGAGTCTCCCCGCCGCTGGTGGCCGTGGCTGCTGTGCGGCCTGATCGCTGCCGCAGGCGTGGTCGCACTGCGGCGCCGGCGTCGTCTGCTTGGTGGCCTCGCGCTGCCGTTCTGGCTGTTCTGCGGTATTGGCGGCGCACTGCTGACCTACCTGTGGGGCTTCAGCGCGCACCAGGCCGCCTGGGCCAACCGCAACCTGCTGCAGCTCTCGCCGCTGTGCCTGCTGCTTGTCCCCGCCGCGGTCACCCTGCTGCGCGGCCGCGTGCCGCGCGCGTGGTTCCGGATCGTGCTGTGGGCGGTGGCCGGGCTGTCCCTGCTGGGGCTGGTGCTGCACTGGCTGACCCTGCAGGCGCAGTACAACCTGCAGTGGATCGTGTTGCTGCTGCCGATCCACGTGGCGCTGGCGTGGACGCTGGGCCGCCGTGACCTGCCCGTCACGGGCCGCTGACGCACGATGCCCGCCATGGATACCGTCACACCCGATAACCCCGCCTGCGTCATCAACTGCGTTCACTACGATGACCAGGGCAAACGCCACGACATCAGCCTGGATGCGATCAGCGATGTGATCGCCAGCGACAACGGCTTCGTCTGGGTCGGCCTGTACGAGCCCGATGACAGCGTGCTGCTGAAACTGCAGGAAGAATTCGGCCTGCATTCGCTGGCCATCGAGGACGCCCGCAACGCGCACCAGCGGCCCAAGGTCGAGGCCTACGGCAATTCGCTGTTCGTGGTGGTGACCACCGCGCAGATGGTGGACGAGCGGATCCGTTACGGCGAAACGCACGCCTTCCTCGGCCCGCGCTTCCTGGTCACGGTGCGGCACGGCGCGTCGCTCTCCTATGCCGCCCCGCGCGCCCGCGTGGAGCGCGAGCCGGAGCTGCTGCGCACCATGGGGCCCTCGTACTGCCTGTACGCGGTGCTGGATTTCGTGGTCGACAACTACCTGCCGATCACCCAGCGCTACCGCGACACGCTGGAACTGCTGGAGAAGGACATCTTCTCCGACAACTACAAACGCCACACCGTGGTGCGCCTGTACGAGCTCAAGCGCGAGCTCAACAAGATGCGCATGGCCGTGGCGCCGCTGCAGGACATGCTCTCGCAGATCAAGCGCTACCAGGGTGACCTGGTGCCGGACGAAGTGAAGCTGTACCTGCGCGACGTGCACGACCACGCGGTACGGATCAGCGATGTGATCGACACCCTGCGCGAAATGCTGGGCACCGCGCTGAGCGTGAATCTCTCGCTGGTTACCCTGGCCCAGGGCGAGACGGTCAAGCGCCTGGGTGCGTGGGCGGCGCTGCTGGCCGCCCCGACCCTGATCACCAGCTGGTATGGCATGAACTTCACGCACATGCCCGAGCTCGACAAGCCCTGGGCCTACCCGGCGATGATCATCGGCGTGGGTGCGGTGTGCGTGGGCCTGTACCGGTTGTTCAAGCGCGCGCGCTGGCTGTAGGCAGCGACCGTTGGTCGCTACGTTGGTGACCGTTGCTCGCTACGGCGGGCGACGGCTGGCCACGACGGTGGGTAGTGCCGGCCGCTGGCCGGCTCCTCCGGTGGCATGACCCTCATCTGATGTTCGCGGCCGTCCGGGGCATGGGCGTGAGCCGGCCAGCGGCCGGCACTACCCGGTTCATGGCGTCAGGCGACGTAGACGGTCTTGATGTTCATGAACTCATGGATGCCATGCTCGGCGAGTTCGCGGCCGAAGCCGGAACGTTTGCTGCCGCCGAAGGGGAGGCGCACGTCGCTCTTGACGATGGCGTTGACGAAGGCGGCACCACATTCCAGCTGTTGGGCGATGGCTTCGCCACGGGCCGCATCGGTGGTCCACACGCTGCCGCCCAGGCCGAAGGTGGTGTCATTGGCCACGCGCAGTGCTTCGGCGTCATCGCCGACCCGCAGGATCGCCGCGGCCGGACCGAACAGTTCTTCGTCGTAGGCCGGCATGCCGGGGGTGACGTTGTCCAGGATGGTCGCTGGATAACCGGCATGCGAACCGGCCACCGGCTCGCCGCCCAGCAGCAGCTTGGCGCCCTTGGCGATGCTGTCCTGCACCTGCTTGTGCAGTTCGTCGCGCAGGTCCGCGCGTGCCATCGGGGCCAGCGTGGTGTTCTCGTCCTGCGGATCCCCGTAGACGCGCTTGCCTGCAGCGGCGACGAACTTCTCCACGAACGCATCGGCGATCGCATCGACCACGATGAACCGCTTGGCCGCGATGCAGGTCTGCCCGCTGTTGTCGAAGCGTGACTTCACTGCTGCAGCCACCGTCTTTTCAAGATCGGCATCGTCCAGCACCACGAAGGCATCGCTGCCGCCCAGTTCCATCACGCACTTCTTGAGCTGGTCGCCGGCGTTGGCCGCGATGGAGCGCCCGGCGCGCTCGCTGCCGGTCAGCGTCACCGCCTTGACCCGCTTGTCGCGCAGCACTTCGGCGGCCTGGTCGTTGTCGATGTGCAGCACATCGAACACGCCTTCGGGCAGGCCGCCGTCGCGGCACACCGCCAGGATCAGGTCGGCGCACTGCGGCACGTTGCTGGCGTGCTTGAGCAGGGCCACGTTGCCGGCCATAAACGCCGGCGCGAGGAAGCGGAACACCTGCCAGATCGGGAAGTTCCAGGGCATCACCGCGAACACGCAGCCGATCGGCTCATAGCGCACGTAGCTGCGCTGGGCTTCGGTATCGATCAGCTGCGGCTTGAGGTAGTCAGCCGCATGGTCGGCGTAGAACTCGCAGGCCTCGGCGCATTTCTCGATCTCACCCAGCGCCTCCACCTTGAGCTTGCCCATCTCGGTGGTCATCGCGTGCTGGATGTCGCCCTTGCGTTGGCGCAGCTGGGCGGCAATCGCGCGCAGGATCGCCCCGCGCTCCTGCAGCGAACGCGCCGCCCAGGCCGGGAACGCCCCGGCAGCTGCCGCCAGGCGCTGCTCGACCTCCTTGGCGGTGAGCAGTTCATGGCGATACGTGACCTGGCCGGTCGCGGGATTGATGATGTCAGCGGTCATCACGGGTCTCCGAAAGTCAGACCCGCATTGTGCGCCCGGCCTCGTGAGCCGGATGTTGCCGGATCAGGGTGAACGCCGCGACACAGCGTCGCAGCAGCGCCCTGCCCCGGCACCGTTCAGATGGGGTCCTGCAGTGCCATCTGCATGTCACGCTGGCGGCGCTTCTCGGCCCGGGCCGTGATGTACCAGCCCACCACGGCCGCGATCGACACCGCCAACACCATCAAGGTGGCCAGCGCGTTGATCTCGGGCTTGATGCCCATCCGCACCGAGGAGAACACCTTCATCGGCAGCGTGGTGGAGTTGGGACCGGCCACGAAGCTGGCGATCACCACGTCATCAAGGGAGAGCGTGAAGGCCAGCAGCCAGCCGGCCACCAGCGCCGGGGCGATGATCGGCAGGGTGATCTGGAAGAACACCTTGAGCCGGCTCGCGCCAAGATCCATGGCGGCCTCTTCCAGCGAGCGGTCCAGCTCCTGCAGCCGCGAAGACACCACCACGGTCACGAAGGACAGAGTGAAGGTGACGTGCGCGATCCAGATGCTGGTCACGCCGCGGCTGGGAAAGCCGGGGATGCCGCCCATCGCCACCAGCAGGGTCATCAGCGAGAAGCCCAGGATCACTTCGGGCATCACCAGCGGTGCGGTGATCAACGCCCCGAACAGGGTCTTGCCCGGGAAGCGGCGCATGCGGGTCATCACCATCGCGGCCATCGTGCCGAGCACGGTGGCCGCGCAGGCGGTCCAGAATGCGACCTTCAGGCTGATCCACAGCGCGTCCAGGATCTGGCGGTTGTTGAACAGCTCACCGTACCAGCGCGTGGAGAAGCCCGACCACACCGTGGCCAGCTTGGAGGCGTTGAAGGAATACACCATCAACAACAGGATCGGCAGGTACAGGAAGGCGAAGCCCAGCCCGAGCAGGCTCCAGCCCAACCAGCGGTTGCTGCGCACCATGCTCATGCCAGCTTTCCTTCCAGCTCGCGCTGCTGCATGCGGTTGAACAGCAGGATCGGCACCAGCAGCAGGGCCAGCATCACGATCGCCACCGCCGAGGCCGTCGGCCAGTCGCGGTTGTTGAAGAACTCGCCCCACAGCACGCGACCGATCATCAGCGTGTCCGGCCCGCCCAGCATTTCCGGAATCACGAATTCACCCACGGCCGGGATCATCACCAGCATGCAGCCGGCGATGATGCCGGTGCGCGAGAGCGGCAGCGTGATCCGCATGAAGGCCTGCCACGGCTTGGCGCCGAGGTCGTAGGCGGCCTCGAGCAGGCGGTTGTCCAGCTTCACCAGGTTGGCGTACAGCGGCAGCACCATGAACGGCAGGTAGCAGTACACGATGCCGATGTAGGCTGCGGTCGGGGTATACAGGATCTGCAGCGGTGCATCGATCAGGCCCAGCTTGAGCAGCAGCTGGTTGAGCAGGCCGTTGCGGTCCAGGATGCCGATCCACGCATACACGCGGATCAGGAACGAGGTCCACGAGGGCAGCACCACCAGCATCATCGCCACGTTGCGTGCGGCCGGGCTCATCCGCGAGATCACATACGCCATCGGGTAGCCGATCAACAGCGTGAGCAGGGTCGAGATGACCGCGATCTTGATCGAGCTCAGGTAGGCCAGCAGGTACTGGTTGTCCTTGACCAGGGCCGCATAGCTGCCCAGGTTGAGCTTGAGCGAGAAGGCGCCGTCCACGTACTCCAGCAGCCAGGTGTACGGCGGCGAGCCGACCTGGGTGCGCGCGAAGGAGATCATCAGGATGATCACGAACGGCACCGCGAAGAACAGCAGCAGCCACAGGTACGGCGCGGCGATCACGCCGGCGCGCGTGCCCGGGAGCCAGCGCTTCCAGCCGGTCGCGCTCATGAGGTCAGCACCACGCCGTCGTTGTCGCGCCAGTGCACCCAGACGGTGTCGCCCCAGGTCAGGCCATCGCTGGCCCAGCGCTGCGAGTTGGCGAAGTTGGACAGCACCTTGGCCCCGCTCGGCAGGCGCACATGGAACACCGAGTGGCTGCCGAAGTAGGCGGTCTCCTCGATCACGCCCTGCGCCTTGTTGGTGTCGCCGGCCGGTTCGTCCTTGCCGATCATCACCTTCTCCGGGCGCAGCGCGAAGGCTACCGGCTGGCCTTCGTAGCCGGTGATGCCGTGGGCGACGTAGATCGGCGCAGGGAACAGCGGCGTGCGCACCGTGACGTATTCGGGCAGGTCCTCATCGAGCACCCCGTCGAACAGGTTCACCGAACCGATGAACTCGGCCACGAACCGGTTGGCCGGCTGTTCGTAGATTTCATCCGGCTTGCCGACCTGCTGGATCCAGCCGGCATCCATCACCGCGATCCGGGTGGCCATGGTCATGGCTTCTTCCTGATCGTGGGTGACCATCACGCAGGTCACCCCGGTGGTCTCGATGATGTTGACCAGCTCCAGCTGCATCTGCGAGCGCAGCTTCTTGTCCAGCGCGCCCATCGGCTCATCCAGCAACAGCAGCTTCGGGCCCTTGGCCAGCGACCGCGCCAGCGCCACGCGCTGCTGCTGGCCACCGGAGAGCTGGTGCGGTTTGCGCTTGGCCAGCTTGGTCAACTGCACCAGCTCCAGCATCTCGCCGACACGGCGATTGATCGCATCGCGGGCCATGCCGTCCTGCTTCAGGCCGAAGGCGATGTTCTGCTCCACCGTCATGTGCGGGAACAGCGCATAGGACTGGAACATCATGTTGATCGGGCGCTGGTACGGCGGCAGCGCGTTGATGCGCTGGCCGTCCAGGTCGATGGTGCCCTGGGTGGGGGTCTCGAAGCCGCCCAGGCAGCGCAGCAGCGTCGATTTGCCGCTGCCCGAGCCACCCAGCAGCGCGAAGATCTCGCCCTTGCGCACGTCCAGGGTGACGTCGTCGAGCGCGACGAAGCCGTCGAACTCCTTGCGCAGCGCGCGGATGGACAGGTAACCCGGTTCCAGGACCGGGAGGACCGCGCCTTCCGGCTTGGCTTCAAATGGCATGGGGGGCGGCTCCAAGAGCGGCGGCAGGACGGGGGGAGCATCCCATTTTACCGGTGGTGGCCGCGTCATGTGCTACCCGGCGGGGCGGCCCGCGTTGCCGGCCCCGGACGCACGCGGCCCCCGAAACGACGACGCCGGCGCGGGGCCGGCGTCGCAGGGGGCACTCAGCGCCCGGTTTTCACCTCGGTCCACAGCCGGGTGTAGAGTTTGTCCACCTCCGGCGTGTTGATCGAGTAGGTGAACATCTTGGCCGCCACATCGGCCGGCGGGTAGATGGTCGGATCGGTGCGGATCGCCTCGTCCACCAGCGGCGTGGCCGTGGTCACCGGGTTGGCGTAATGGATGAAGTTGGTGTTGGCCGCGGCGACCTTGGGCTCGAGCAGGTAGTTGATGAAGGCGTAGGCGGCCTCCGGGTGCTTGGCATCCTTGGGGATGGCCAGCATGTCGAACCACTGCGGGGCGCCTTCGCGCGGGATCGAGTAGGCCACGGTCACGCCGTTGGACGCCTCGGCCGCGCGGTCGCGGGCCTGGATGATGTCACCGGACCAGCCCACCACCAGGCAGGTACCGCCGTTGGCCAGCGAGCCCACGTACTGCGAGGAGTGGAAGTTCTGCACGTACGGGCGGATCGTCTTGAGCAGCGCGGCGGCCTTCTCCAGCGTGGCCGGGTCCTGGCTGTGCGGATCCTCGCCCAGGTAATGCAGCGCGATGGGGATCATGTCCGACGGCGTATCCAGGATCGTGATACCGCAGTCCTTCATCTTGGCGATGTTTTCGGGCTTGAAGATCAGGTCCCAGCTGTTGGCGATCTCGGTGCTGCCGCCGAAGCGCTGCTTGAGCAGTTCCACGTTGTAGCCGATGCCGGTGGTGCCGATCATGTACGGCACGCCGTATTCGTTGCCCGGGTCCTGCTGCGCGATGCGCTTCATCACACTCGGGTCGAGATTGGCCAGGTTCGGGATCTTGCTCTTGTCCAGCGGCAGGAACACGCCGGCCTTGATCTGGCGGCCGAAGAAATTCAGCGTCGGCACGACCACGTCGTAGCCGCTGTTGCCGGCCAGCAGCTTGGTTTCGACCATCTCATCGCTGTCGAACACGTCATAGGTCACCTTGGTGCCGGTGGCCTTCTCGAAGTTCGGGATGGTGTCTTCCGCGATGTAGTCGCTGTAGTTGTAGACGTTCAGCACCTTGGCGTCGTCCTGCTTGTCACCGCCGCCACAGGCGGTCAGCACGGATACGGCAATGCCGAGGGTGAGGATTC contains the following coding sequences:
- a CDS encoding PhoH family protein, with translation MTALAQRDFTLTPEDNERLANMAGPFDEHLRQVELKLGVEIANRGHVFRVTGPKAVVADAQALIEALYAEAGDVVFDSHAIHLRLNQANVEQVAERAYEAQEVAIKVKRGTVRGRGANQARYLHQITTHDINFGIGPAGTGKTFLAVASAVEALNEARVQRLILVRPAVEAGEKLGFLPGDLSQKVDPYLRPLYDALYEMLGVEKVIKLLEKNVIEIAPLAYMRGRTLNDAYVILDEAQNTTVEQMKMFLTRLGFGSTAVVTGDLTQTDLPKHVKSGLRDAIEVLRDVEGVSFTFFEARDVVRHPLVARIVSAYDRRDLQQVQPGANP
- the ybeY gene encoding rRNA maturation RNase YbeY, whose protein sequence is MTRGPVRLDVAINYALPRAGLPSAVSFRKWVAAALKGRIREADLAIRLVDAKEGQSLNRHYRGKDYATNVLSFPAELPEGLPKGVKFPLLGDLVICAPVVAREADEQGKALNAHYAHLTVHGVLHLLGWDHEDEKEADAMEQLERDILAELGIADPYAGER
- a CDS encoding transporter associated domain-containing protein is translated as MSEDDSSSSAQEHNEKKRSWLERLTSAFSGEPHTRDELVAVLHTAHEDGLIAADTLRMMEGAISVAELTVGDVMISRSQMVSLPVEAPFLELMKQVVESGHSRFPVHGDNKDDILGILLAKDLLRGVVADNGPANIRELLRPAVLIPEAKKLNVLLKEFRLSRNHMAIVVDEYGGVAGLVTIEDVLEQIVGEIDDEHDEAEDHTSQIAIQADGQYVVDALTAIEDFNERFGATFPDDDYDTIGGLVTEAIGHLPETGDELTLDRFVFRVARADARRVQAFHVTVLPPDTHNED
- a CDS encoding DUF4105 domain-containing protein, producing the protein MRPPLNRWSLCRLLFVLSLLAMASLPFGALAAQDAAPAPATAAPAGEAPRIGVVTMQPGEIFFERFGHDALVVVDPVTGEATSYNFGYFDPSESDFIGNFVRGDMMYYLVALPLGQDLSYYQESGRGASVQWLDLTPVQARTLAESLAERAKPENARYHYDYYTANCATMVRDAIDGALGGGLHSQLSGRSRGNTYRSESVRLASPSPWMWLGFDIGLGPFADQPLSRWQEAFVPMRLADALRQVRNSEGRPLVQAEQELLPHRIAPEPSESPRRWWPWLLCGLIAAAGVVALRRRRRLLGGLALPFWLFCGIGGALLTYLWGFSAHQAAWANRNLLQLSPLCLLLVPAAVTLLRGRVPRAWFRIVLWAVAGLSLLGLVLHWLTLQAQYNLQWIVLLLPIHVALAWTLGRRDLPVTGR
- a CDS encoding magnesium and cobalt transport protein CorA → MDTVTPDNPACVINCVHYDDQGKRHDISLDAISDVIASDNGFVWVGLYEPDDSVLLKLQEEFGLHSLAIEDARNAHQRPKVEAYGNSLFVVVTTAQMVDERIRYGETHAFLGPRFLVTVRHGASLSYAAPRARVEREPELLRTMGPSYCLYAVLDFVVDNYLPITQRYRDTLELLEKDIFSDNYKRHTVVRLYELKRELNKMRMAVAPLQDMLSQIKRYQGDLVPDEVKLYLRDVHDHAVRISDVIDTLREMLGTALSVNLSLVTLAQGETVKRLGAWAALLAAPTLITSWYGMNFTHMPELDKPWAYPAMIIGVGAVCVGLYRLFKRARWL
- a CDS encoding NAD-dependent succinate-semialdehyde dehydrogenase; this encodes MTADIINPATGQVTYRHELLTAKEVEQRLAAAAGAFPAWAARSLQERGAILRAIAAQLRQRKGDIQHAMTTEMGKLKVEALGEIEKCAEACEFYADHAADYLKPQLIDTEAQRSYVRYEPIGCVFAVMPWNFPIWQVFRFLAPAFMAGNVALLKHASNVPQCADLILAVCRDGGLPEGVFDVLHIDNDQAAEVLRDKRVKAVTLTGSERAGRSIAANAGDQLKKCVMELGGSDAFVVLDDADLEKTVAAAVKSRFDNSGQTCIAAKRFIVVDAIADAFVEKFVAAAGKRVYGDPQDENTTLAPMARADLRDELHKQVQDSIAKGAKLLLGGEPVAGSHAGYPATILDNVTPGMPAYDEELFGPAAAILRVGDDAEALRVANDTTFGLGGSVWTTDAARGEAIAQQLECGAAFVNAIVKSDVRLPFGGSKRSGFGRELAEHGIHEFMNIKTVYVA
- a CDS encoding ABC transporter permease subunit, whose protein sequence is MSMVRSNRWLGWSLLGLGFAFLYLPILLLMVYSFNASKLATVWSGFSTRWYGELFNNRQILDALWISLKVAFWTACAATVLGTMAAMVMTRMRRFPGKTLFGALITAPLVMPEVILGFSLMTLLVAMGGIPGFPSRGVTSIWIAHVTFTLSFVTVVVSSRLQELDRSLEEAAMDLGASRLKVFFQITLPIIAPALVAGWLLAFTLSLDDVVIASFVAGPNSTTLPMKVFSSVRMGIKPEINALATLMVLAVSIAAVVGWYITARAEKRRQRDMQMALQDPI
- a CDS encoding ABC transporter permease subunit, which codes for MSATGWKRWLPGTRAGVIAAPYLWLLLFFAVPFVIILMISFARTQVGSPPYTWLLEYVDGAFSLKLNLGSYAALVKDNQYLLAYLSSIKIAVISTLLTLLIGYPMAYVISRMSPAARNVAMMLVVLPSWTSFLIRVYAWIGILDRNGLLNQLLLKLGLIDAPLQILYTPTAAYIGIVYCYLPFMVLPLYANLVKLDNRLLEAAYDLGAKPWQAFMRITLPLSRTGIIAGCMLVMIPAVGEFVIPEMLGGPDTLMIGRVLWGEFFNNRDWPTASAVAIVMLALLLVPILLFNRMQQRELEGKLA
- the potA gene encoding polyamine ABC transporter ATP-binding protein, which gives rise to MPFEAKPEGAVLPVLEPGYLSIRALRKEFDGFVALDDVTLDVRKGEIFALLGGSGSGKSTLLRCLGGFETPTQGTIDLDGQRINALPPYQRPINMMFQSYALFPHMTVEQNIAFGLKQDGMARDAINRRVGEMLELVQLTKLAKRKPHQLSGGQQQRVALARSLAKGPKLLLLDEPMGALDKKLRSQMQLELVNIIETTGVTCVMVTHDQEEAMTMATRIAVMDAGWIQQVGKPDEIYEQPANRFVAEFIGSVNLFDGVLDEDLPEYVTVRTPLFPAPIYVAHGITGYEGQPVAFALRPEKVMIGKDEPAGDTNKAQGVIEETAYFGSHSVFHVRLPSGAKVLSNFANSQRWASDGLTWGDTVWVHWRDNDGVVLTS